The genomic interval AAGCCGCATTTCTCAAAGAATGGCTTGACATAGGTCAGGCAGAATATATTGAGAATGCCGAGCGCTTTAGCTTCGTCCAGGCAGGCTTTTACCAGCTTTTCACCCAGACCTTTACGGCGGTGCTCTTCGCTGACGGCGAGTGACTTCACCTCGGCCAGGTCGCTCCAGGCGATGTGAAGAGCGGCGCAGGCCACAACCCCGCCCGACTCGCGCACCACGAAGAAATCGCGGATGTTCTCGTATATTTCCGAGAGCGGCCTTGGCAGCATCTCGCCACGCTCGGCGAAGGAATTGACCATCTTTTGTATATCGACGGCATCGTCTATGCGAGCTTTTTCAATCTTGTAGGGCATAAAATTCTCCCCTTAGTTTGCGACCCAGCGAGGCATAGAAATGCGCTGGCGGGTCAACTCTCAAAAAACGGGTACGCTTGGCGCTGGCTTTCACCGTTATGCTCGCCCCGTCGTGAAGCTCGATGCTGATATGCCCGTCGATGCTGAGAGTGGCCGGATTGGTGGTCGACAACTTGAGATTGATGATGTTCGTGGGATGCAGCACCAGCGGGTAGTGCATGGAAAGATGCGGCAGGATAGGTACCAGCAGCAGGTGTGTCGATTGCGGGTTGAGGATGGGGCCTCCGGCGGCCAGAGCGTAACCCGTACTGCCGGTGGCAGTTGCCACCAGCGCGCCGTCGGCCTTATATGTGTCTACTTTGGCGCCATCCACGCTGGCGGTAACCTCTATAATGCGGGCGATGGCGCCTCTAGCCATTACCACATCGTTCAAGACGTGAAAGCTGCGAGTTTCCTTTTTGCCGTTCACGGTTTGGTGCAACACAACATCGAGCATGGCGCGTTTGTCGAGCCAGCCCTTTCCGGCCAGGAGCGCCAGCAGCCTTTCACCGCCGTCTTCCGGCGGAATCTCGGTAAGGAATCCCAGCTGTCCCAGGTTGACGCCGGTGATGGGGATGGGAGCGCCGTCGAGTATCTGGGCCACGCGCAGGATGGTGCCGTCACCGCCGACGGTAAGGATGAGGTCGGTACCCGGGAAATGCGGGCGCAGCTCTGCCTCATCCCAGGCCGAGCTCTGCCAGTGTTCCAACCCTTGCGACTCCAGAATTGAAGCCAGCTTGCGCGTCAGTTCAGGCGAACGGGCATTGAGGGGGTGATAGGCTATGCCGACCTTTTTCATACGATAAATTTACTCTCCGCGATGGTATCAGAATGGCAGTTTAACAATCCGCCTTACAGACTGTCAAGCGTTGCAGGGTTAACGGCGGGCGGACAAAAAGAGGACGACGATGCCGAGGAGGATGATGAGGCCGGCTCCGGTAGACATCATGAAAATAAAATTGAACGCCTTGAACGTGCCAGCCAACAAGATGATCCCGATCACAACGAATGCTCCACCCAACCAGCGCAGACGGTTCCGTCGGCTTGCCTTGATGCACTCCTCCTCAATCTCGGTGGCGGTGGGACGCCTGACCCTGATAGGTGGTGGTGGAGCTGGAGGCGGAGGCGCGACAGCTTTGCGGCCGGGCATACCTCGGAAAACCAATAGGATAACGCCGACTATAATAAGAATAACGATTATTTCCAATGGTCCCAGCTTCATTTCAACTCCGGTGGATTAATTCTTTATAGCATAGCATAATAGTGGCTTTGGGCGAAAATCGGACGGGGAGGACAGGCGTTTCGCGATGATTAAGCTCGTGCGTAATCGCGGGGGTGGTCAGCGGTAAACGTCAAGCAGGGACGGATTTTCCCTGCGTCCTGCGATAAAGGAACGAAACGACAAACAGAATCACTCCCAGCACAGCGCAGGATATGGCAAAGATGAGGAGAGGGTTCATAAGGCTGTCGATGAGCTGCACCAGCCAGGGTTGCATTGAAGGTGGAACCCCCGTGAGCGCTGATGCCATCTGGTTATGTATCAGCCCGCGTGAGATTATCACGCCGGCTGCCTCGGTAACTCCATAGGTCATGAATGTCCCTCCCAGTATGCGGCAGGTAGTTTTTACATTGCGGTTTACCAGGATGATGAAAAGAATGAGTAAGACGCTCAGTCCGACCAGCGCCCAGAAGCCCTCCTGGTAATATACGACCCAGCGTCTGGCTTCAGCGAGGCTGCTCTGGGCGCTATCCAGCGCTTGTCCTATTTCTGCTGGCTGTCCCAAACCTATTTCGGACGAGTTGAGGTCGATATTGGCAGGCATCTGGGACACGGTTTGCGCCCAGAATATGTCAAAAGCGGGAGAAAGCAGTGCCCGGGGCAAACCGGCAAGCGAAGGAGGTGGGGAAGCCAGGAAGGCCGATTTCAGGGTCGAGGCGATATCATCCAGCACTGGACTTATTGGAATGCTGAGGTCAAGGGCGGAACTGGCACCCAGGATAAAATCGTAAAGTTTGGGAATCAGCAGGCTAAGCTGCTCTTTGAAATACGGTTCGATGACGGGTATGATGCTGTCTATGTACGGCGTGAGGTTGATGTTAAAACCCGCGACGACCACTCCTTCCGGCGGCAGGCTTTGTAACAACCAGTCGCGGACAACAGTGCTGAAGTCGATGTCGTTCAGAATAGATATGGCCAGGCGCGGGTCGAGGATGCTGTTTTTAAGCGTACTGCGCAGGTTCAGCGTCCCGCCATGCAACAGATATTCGTATATGTCGGAAACGGCTTTGGTAACGGCGCTTTTGAGGGCGGGGGCGTTGTGGGTCACCGCACTCTTCAGGCTGGAAATTAGTTCAGGATGGGCGGCCAGTTGTTCATCTTTTTGCAGTTCAGGGAGGACTTCTTCGTTGAACAGAGCTACCACGTCGAGTTTATCGATCTGAGCGGTAACGAAGCCGGAGTTGAGCGCCGTGGCGTTTATAGTGATGGCCACCCCCATCACCGTGAGGCAAAGGAAAAGCAGCAGACTTAGCAGCGTGCTGGCCAGGGCTTTTAGCACTTTCATATTTACAGTACTCGGCGTTTTGATTGAGTCCATACTACACGTGATGCGGGTGGGTGTCAATCAGTACTAGAGAGGGAGGAGGCGCACCTGCCTCAAGCGTCAATAATTGGACCTATACCCCTTGACAAAACAGTGTTAGACATGCTAAATTGTTAGCAGTCTCAACAATAGATTGCTAATTATATGCTGCGACCTCGTGAAGAATTAATCCTTAGCTCCATCATCCGCCAGTATATCTCGCGGGCTATGCCCGTATCCTCATCCAGCGTGCTGGACGAGTGCGGGCTGGACGTGAGCTCGGCCACCGTGCGCAACGATGTGGTCCGCCTGGAGGAAGAAGGCTATATCTCGCGCCCGCATCACGCCGCGGGTTCCGTGCCCTCGGACAAGGGTTACCGGCACTACGTCGGCTCGCTCAAGGGCATTGAACTGCCACTGGAGGAACAGTTTCTTATCAACCACCTCTTCCACCAGGTAGAGGACAAACTCGAGGAGTGGCTCAACCTGGCGGTTACATTGCTGGCACAGCAGGTTAAAAACGTGGCCGTGGTGACCACGCCGCGCCCGGCGGCCGCCAAATTCAAGCACATGGAGCTGGTATCCATCCAGCCGCAAATGGCCCTGGTGGTGCTGGTGCTGCATGGGGCCAAGGTGCGCCAGCAACTGGTGAATTTCGAAGAGCCCTCTACCCAGGAAACGTTGACGCATATGGCGGGACGCCTCAGCAAGCTCTTTGCCACGCAGTCTGCGGCGCAAATAGCCTCCAAAATGGAAAACCTTACGCCGGCGGAAAGACGCGTGGCGGAACACGTGCTTCACATGATGCAGGCCGAGGACGCGCAGAGCGGGCAGGGGCTCTTCCTCGAAGGCTGGCATTTCCTCATCAACCAGCCGGAGTTCAGCCAGGGGCCGCGCCTGGTCAATCTTATCAACCTGGCGGAACAGAAGAAGCTGGCCGAGTTGATGATACCTGAAAACCCGGCCGAACACGGGATACGCGTCATCATCGGGCGCGAGAACAAGGACGAAGCCGTGCAGGACTGCAGCCTGGTCATCAGCCGCTACGGACTGCCGGATGAGCCGCTCGGCAGCATCGCCGTGGTGGGGCCCACTCGCATGGAATACGAGCGCACCATAGCCGTTATAAGCTATGTTTCCTCCCTTATCAGTCTGCTGGTGACCGAACTATACGGCGTTATGCCCAGGGGGCATGGCCGCGAAACGCACAACTAATCTTTACAGGATGGAAAGATGCTTGATCCCAGATTCGAAGACATGCCGGAGCGTGGTGAAATAAGAGAAAGGCCAGAGGAGCTAGAGCCCGTGGTAAATATCGCCGCGCTCAAACAGGAGATCATAGACGCCAAAGCCAAGGCTCAGGAATACTTGGAAGGCTGGCAGCGCGGGCAGGCGGACTTCGTCAATTTTAAGAAGCGACTGGAACAGGACAAAATCGACGCCGCCAAATACGCTAATGCCGGGCTAATCCTCAAAATACTGCCCGTGCTGGACGATTTCGAGCGTGCTGTCGGCGCTGTGCCGCCATCCATGGCTAAAGAACCGTGGGTGGGAGGCATCAACGGCATCGCGCGCAAGCTGGAAAGCGTTCTAGAGTCAGTAGGGCTCACTGCCATCAAAGCGCAGGGCGAGTTCTTCGACCCTAACCTGCACGAGGCCTCCGGCTCGGCCCCCGGTCCTGAAGGTCTGGTAGTGATGGAACTGGAAAAGGGATACAAGCTGGCCGACCGGGTTCTCAGACCGGCCCGCGTGATGGTCGGCAACGGCGAAGGGGATTCGGAAAACGAGTCTTCGATGGAAGAATAATACGAAAAATTCTAAATTCTAATATCTAAATACTAAATAATGTCAAAGTTAAAAATTCAAAATGAGGCATTCGGTCATTTGGATTTATTTAGGATTTGGTGCTTAGTGCTTAGAATTTCGGAAATCAATTACTTTTAGTACAAAGAGAGGAGTATTTAGAACATGTCAAAAGCAGTTGGAATCGACCTGGGCACCACTTTCAGTGAAATAGCCGTCATGCAGGGCGGCGAGCCGGTGGTTATCCCCTCAGCCGAGGGCGGCAATATCACCCCTTCGGTGGTGGCGGTCAGCAAGACCGGCGAGAGGCTGGTGGGGCAGGTAGCCCGCCGTCAGGCCATCGTCAATCCAGAGAATACCATCTATCTTACCAAGCGCTTCATGGGACGCAAGTTCGGCGAACCGTCCGGGCGCGAACTTACAGTTGAAGAAGACGCCAAGCGCAAGCCGTATAAAGTGACGCGCGGCCCCAATAACGAAGTCAGGATGGTCATGGGAGGCAAGGAATACAGCCCGCCCGAAATTTCGGCCATGATACTGCAGAAGCTCAAGGCCGATGCCGAGGCCTATCTGGGCGAAAAGGTGACGGAGGCCGTTATCACCGTGCCGGCCTATTTCAACGACTCGCAGCGCCAGGCCACCAAGGACGCCGGGCAAATCGCCGGGCTGAAAGTCCTGCGCATCATCAACGAGCCCACGGCGGCAGCGCTGGCCTACGGCCTGGATAAAAAGAAAGACGAGACCATCGCCGTGTACGACCTGGGCGGCGGCACCTTCGATATCTCCATTCTTGAGTTGGGAGAGGGCACCTTCCAGGTGAAGTCCACCGCCGGCGACACGCACCTGGGCGGCGACGACTTCGACCAGAAAATCATGGACTGGCTGGCGGACGAGTTCAAGCGCGACCAGGGCATCGACCTGCGCAAGGACAAGATGGCCATGCAGCGTCTCAAGGAAGCTGCCGAGAAAGCCAAGATAGAACTATCTACCGTGCAGTCCACCGATGTCAACCTGCCCTTCATCACTGCCGACGCCAGCGGGCCAAAACATCTCAACATCAACCTGTCGCGTTCCAAGCTGGAGCAACTGGTGATGGACCTGGTGGAAAAGACCATGGGGCCCTGCCGCCAGGCGCTCGCCGATTCCGGCAAAAATGCCTCCCAGATTGACGAGGTCATCCTCGTCGGCGGCCAGACGCGCATGCCGCTGGTGCAGCAGAAGGTCAAAGAACTCTTCGGCAAGGAGCCCAACAAGGGCGTCAACCCGGACGAGGTGGTGGCCGTGGGCGCCGCCATCCAGGCCGGCGTTCTCAAGGGCGAGGTCAAGGATGTTCTTCTCCTCGACGTGACGCCGCTCACTCTGGGCATCGAGACCATGGGCGGGGTGGCCACGCCGCTC from Dehalococcoidia bacterium carries:
- the hrcA gene encoding heat-inducible transcription repressor HrcA, encoding MLRPREELILSSIIRQYISRAMPVSSSSVLDECGLDVSSATVRNDVVRLEEEGYISRPHHAAGSVPSDKGYRHYVGSLKGIELPLEEQFLINHLFHQVEDKLEEWLNLAVTLLAQQVKNVAVVTTPRPAAAKFKHMELVSIQPQMALVVLVLHGAKVRQQLVNFEEPSTQETLTHMAGRLSKLFATQSAAQIASKMENLTPAERRVAEHVLHMMQAEDAQSGQGLFLEGWHFLINQPEFSQGPRLVNLINLAEQKKLAELMIPENPAEHGIRVIIGRENKDEAVQDCSLVISRYGLPDEPLGSIAVVGPTRMEYERTIAVISYVSSLISLLVTELYGVMPRGHGRETHN
- a CDS encoding N-acetyltransferase, translated to MPYKIEKARIDDAVDIQKMVNSFAERGEMLPRPLSEIYENIRDFFVVRESGGVVACAALHIAWSDLAEVKSLAVSEEHRRKGLGEKLVKACLDEAKALGILNIFCLTYVKPFFEKCGFVEEDKATLPHKIWGECYRCPKFPNCDEAALIYRVKQP
- a CDS encoding NAD(+)/NADH kinase, whose protein sequence is MKKVGIAYHPLNARSPELTRKLASILESQGLEHWQSSAWDEAELRPHFPGTDLILTVGGDGTILRVAQILDGAPIPITGVNLGQLGFLTEIPPEDGGERLLALLAGKGWLDKRAMLDVVLHQTVNGKKETRSFHVLNDVVMARGAIARIIEVTASVDGAKVDTYKADGALVATATGSTGYALAAGGPILNPQSTHLLLVPILPHLSMHYPLVLHPTNIINLKLSTTNPATLSIDGHISIELHDGASITVKASAKRTRFLRVDPPAHFYASLGRKLRGEFYALQD
- the dnaK gene encoding molecular chaperone DnaK gives rise to the protein MSKAVGIDLGTTFSEIAVMQGGEPVVIPSAEGGNITPSVVAVSKTGERLVGQVARRQAIVNPENTIYLTKRFMGRKFGEPSGRELTVEEDAKRKPYKVTRGPNNEVRMVMGGKEYSPPEISAMILQKLKADAEAYLGEKVTEAVITVPAYFNDSQRQATKDAGQIAGLKVLRIINEPTAAALAYGLDKKKDETIAVYDLGGGTFDISILELGEGTFQVKSTAGDTHLGGDDFDQKIMDWLADEFKRDQGIDLRKDKMAMQRLKEAAEKAKIELSTVQSTDVNLPFITADASGPKHLNINLSRSKLEQLVMDLVEKTMGPCRQALADSGKNASQIDEVILVGGQTRMPLVQQKVKELFGKEPNKGVNPDEVVAVGAAIQAGVLKGEVKDVLLLDVTPLTLGIETMGGVATPLITRNTTIPTSKTQVFSTASDNQPSVEINVLQGERPMSADNRQLGKFVLDGILPAPRGIPQIEVTFDVDANGILNVKARDKGTGKEQKITITVSTGLSKEDIDKMQKEAEAHAAEDTKRKEEAEARNMADSMAYQAEKMLADNKDKIPADIATEITDKVSELKQAITANDTSRMKSATEELSKAMQKAGSHVYGQQGGQGQQPPPQGGEQGDTEPPPGGKPDEGTVEGEFREV
- a CDS encoding nucleotide exchange factor GrpE; this encodes MLDPRFEDMPERGEIRERPEELEPVVNIAALKQEIIDAKAKAQEYLEGWQRGQADFVNFKKRLEQDKIDAAKYANAGLILKILPVLDDFERAVGAVPPSMAKEPWVGGINGIARKLESVLESVGLTAIKAQGEFFDPNLHEASGSAPGPEGLVVMELEKGYKLADRVLRPARVMVGNGEGDSENESSMEE